One genomic region from Alosa alosa isolate M-15738 ecotype Scorff River chromosome 12, AALO_Geno_1.1, whole genome shotgun sequence encodes:
- the LOC125304202 gene encoding uncharacterized protein LOC125304202 has protein sequence MATLAQCTTSVAEVRRLRCCNKPVLRLQSQDLCSSCLHPRKRLCPSWLWWTTHMSFLCQHGQAEKTADIWGDRPTCRNTLLATASCEQRNIHLPSAPFSQRNIHLPATSFSQRNIHLPATSFSQRNIHLPATSFSQRNIHLPATSFSQRNIHLPATSFSQRNIHLPATSFSHRHPHLSAAHFSHRHAHIPTAHFSHHLARSKPEADPASRSCAKGWEGEEEQND, from the exons ATGGCAACACTGGCACAATG TACAACAAGCGTAGCCGAAGTCAGGAGACTGAGATGCTGCAACAAGCCTGTCCTGAGGCTCCAATCGCAGGACCTGTGCAGCAGCTGTCTACACCCCAGAAAGAGGCTCTGTCCATCGTGGTTGTGGTGGACAACCCACATGTCTTTCCTCTGCCAGCATGGCCAGGCTGAGAAGACGGCTGACATTTGGGGAGACAGACCAACCTGCCGCAACACCCTTTTGGCTACAGCGTCCTGTGAGCAGCGCAACATTCACCTCCCTTCAGCGCCCTTCAGCCAGCGCAACATTCACCTCCCTGCAACGTCCTTTAGCCAGCGCAACATTCACCTCCCTGCAACGTCCTTTAGCCAGCGCAACATTCACCTCCCTGCAACGTCATTTAGCCAGCGCAACATTCACCTCCCTGCAACGTCATTTAGCCAGCGCAACATTCACCTCCCTGCAACGTCATTTAGCCAGCGCAACATTCACCTCCCTGCAACGtccttcagccaccgccaccCTCACCTCAGTGCAGCGCACTTCAGCCACCGCCACGCTCACATCCCCACAGCGCACTTCAGCCACCACCTCGCAAGGTCCAAGCCAGAGGCTGATCCTGCCAGCCGGTCTTGTGCAAAGGGatgggagggggaagaggagcaAA ATGATTGA